The Nymphaea colorata isolate Beijing-Zhang1983 chromosome 11, ASM883128v2, whole genome shotgun sequence genome includes the window TCCAACTTGCACTCGACAACATTCAATAATTTAAAGGAGCTGAATAGGCATAGATGGCCACAAAAATTACATGCTTTTAGAAAACAATCTTTTCGATCTCAAAAAATGCAAGCTAGTGTGACCATGGAAGACTAAAAAGCATACAGAGGAATTTAGAGTGCATCTAGTGTGCAATGTTTCTTAGGTAAAAAATCGCAGCTcaaaatgggaagaaaataaCGGCAGATGACACTAGCATCAAAGAATTCcacaaaatctaaaaaaaaaaaaagttactatTCTTGTATTTCTTTTCGTGAACGCGGACCCGGTACAAGAATGCCAGATGAATGAGCATAACTCAACAAAGCTCTGCTATCAGGGACACAACAATTATACTCCTTACAAATAAAAGCTGAAAATCGGGTTTGCACAATCAGATGGCAGTACAATAGCGCAAATATTTTCACTCCAATCAACATCGACCCAAGATCATACATGTTCCAACTTCAGAATAACGATATAACGCgcatccccccccccccccccccccaaacgACTGCAGAGCCCCAAGAAGTCGTATTCCACAACATTCAACCAAATTTCTTCCAACCCAAAAGAACGTTAACTTTCTGACATATGATGAGACGAGTATTTAACATAGACACACAAATTTATCTTGCCTGACCCATGAAACAACCGCCTTCGCATGAGAAGGTAAGGACAATGTACCAAATTCTTTAGCATCTTGGACGCTACCGacaaatcaaaaaagaaaaaaacaccgAAAGAAAAACTCCTAATCCACGTACATATTCCAAACCAGGAAACAATGGAGGCAAAGAGAAGACGGAGGGAACAAGCAATCATAGAAAACCTAGTAAAAAAGATAGTCCACCTTCGAAAAATAATATGCACAAAGTTGCAGCAAAATACACGCCATCGACCGACTAAAGAACCCAAAGGCGCGCACCAAAACACAAACCCTAACTTCCCAAATCcagcaagaaaacaaagagagaggcAAGACCCTTTACCGTCCTTGAGAGGAACCAAGCACTCGTAAGAGATCTCAAATTGAAAAGGGTTGAGGAAGGCCGCCGGATTGTCGAGGACGGTGACGTTGGTGATGTTCACAGCGCTCATGGTCGATCTCCGCCGAGGCACCCGTCAAGAGAATGGCACGGCCATTGAGGGCGAAACCGATCACAGAAATAGTTGACAAAAGAACGATACAGACAAGCAACAATGACCGAGAGGAAGAAGGCTACCCGGAGATGCAAACCCTAGGAAAGAGAGGACAACGGAGAGAAATAGAGACGGAGAGTGGGCGTCGACGACGGAATAGGACACAGGAAGGGGAGGATCCCGGAGGGCGAAGAGGCGGAGAAGAGAAGATGCGGGGTATTGCGGCCCCGCCTTATATAGGTACGGGCCGACGAGTGAGTCGGGGCTCGCTTGTGCGTCCGTGACCGGCTGTAGCCGGTGGAAGCCCGCCTTTATCAGGTTGGCGGGaactttttttcctctttactTTTTTGAAACGTGTCGCGGCCCGGTTCATTTCGAAGGCGGTTCGTCTCGGATTATATTAGCGACGGGAATCGCTAATGTAGAGAGAGATGTGGGACGCGTTTGGATGGAAAGCCTTTTCGTAGGACTAGAAAAACTTGTTAGTAGAAAGTTTTTCGTGagattatttttccttttgcccGTGTTGCATGAGAATAACTGTCAAGGAAAAGTACACTTTGAGACGGCTAAGAAGAGCACAAGGGAACAAGGCTATTTTTGTAGGGAAAATTTTTCCATCCACTTGGAGTTAAAGACAagaaagttcttttttttttttcctttttcttcaaacTCTCGCTTTCCTTTCGTTTTCTCATTCATGCGCCCCCTAAACTCCATTCATGTGACATGTGAATGTCATAAAATTGACCAATGTTACTAAAAATCTATTTGTATGAGCAAACGCAATGGGACCCCATGGAccatttttcaatgttcaaCTGCAGAGCTAAAAATTTGATAAGGGTAGTCgatatataaataatgaaattaTCATGAGGTACCAATGTAGAATTAATGAATATGAAATCTACAAGCTCATAGAGATAGGGTGGGATACCACTTGAGGGCGTGATTGGGACAGCAGTGTTGTATGAGAAATTTTCTCTCAGATTCTTTGTCATGAAATTGAAAGTCACCCTCACATATGAGATCTAGGGTGTCGTCGGATAGCACTAGAGGGCGTGTTTGGCACAGCAGGGTTGCATGAGAAACTTTCTATTGGATTCTTTGTCATGAAATTGAAAGTCACCCTCACATATGAGTTCTAGGGTGTCGTGGGATACCACTCGAGGCCGTGTTTGGGACAGCAGGGTTGTATGAGAAACTTTTTATTGGATTCATTGTCATCAAATTGAAAGTCAGCCTCACATATGAGATCTAGGGTTCGAATGCCATTTGAGGGCGTGTTTGGGACAACAGGGTTGTATGAGAAATTTTCTCTTAGATTCTTTGTCATGAACTCACATATGAGATCTAGGGTGTCGTGGGATACCACTCGAGGGCGTGTTTGGCACAGCAGGGTTGTATGAGAAATTTTCTCTTAGATTCTTTGTCATGAAATTGAAAGTCGCCCTCACATATGATATCTAGGGTGTCGTGGGATACCACTCGAAGGCGTGTTTGGGACAGCAGGGTTGTATGGGAAACTTTCTCTTGGATTCATTGTCATGAAATTGAGATCCAAGGTTGTCAAACATagcataaatcaaataaaaataatgtcaagCATAATTGGCTAACAGTAGCCGATCTTCTAGTTTCCATTATTGGATTAAGCAACGCAAGATTCTCTGCAATCTTTCTCGATCCATAAAATTGAATTGGATCTTGACATTTTTTTGGATCTGGTTACCGGATGAGATGCTCTCTTTCTGCATCTAGGCTATGAAAATTTACTGATGTCTGGATCCCTGGCCGGTTTTGTCTATGTATAAATCACTTGGTttgatccagacccggttcatAGTTTTCTTCCAAATCTTAGCTGGTTTCAGGCACGTGCAATCCAAATCCAGACCCGGCCCGTGATCCACTAGGTCAGCTAAACCGTGCGACGAAGAGAGGAGCCAGTATGTCACGAAATATTCCCACTTCCCCGGAATTTACTATTCCCAAAGCCGGATTTCACTTTTCCCTTGGGATCCGCTCGATAAATAGGTCTTCCTCACTCTCAGGCctagtgtgtgtgagagagagagtgagaccGATCGCCGGCCGGCCGGGAACGATCGGTTTTCCGTCGACGGTCGCATTGCAAGATACGATCCATCAAATATCATAGAAGTCTCTGGTTTTCACCTTCtccgttttttttctctctctggaGAGAAGCGATGGCGTCGCGCAGGGTTCTCGCCTCGCTCCTCCGCTCCGGCGTCCGCCGTAAACCCTCTTCCGGCCACTCTTTCATCTCTTCCGTCTCCCGCGGCGCGGAGCCGGCCCCCCTCCGACGTCCCTCCCCTGCAGGATTCCTCCTCAACCGCGTCGTCAACTACGCTACCTCAGCCGCGGCATCTGCGGCGCCCCCTTCCCCTTCATCTCCCGCCAAGGACGGCCCTTCTGGCAGGATCACTGATGAGTTCACTGGCGCGGGCGCAATCGGCAAAGTGTGCCAGGTGATCGGTGCTGTCGTGGACGTCCGTTTCGATGAGGGCGGATTGCCGCCGATTCTGACTGCTCTCGAGGTGATGGATAACTCCATCCGTCTCGTTCTCGAGGTTGCCCAGCACCTTGGCGGGAATATGGTGAGGACGATCGCTATGGACGGAACTGAGGGGCTTGTCCGCGGGCAGCGCGTTCTCAATACCGGTTCGCCAATCACGGTAAGCGACTGCCATCGGGGAGTTTGGCTTTGCCACTTTGGTTTATATCATCTATCGTGGACATGTTTTATGATGTATGGTTCTTTCGGTGTGTCTTTTTGCTGCCTTTTGGATCCATAACCGGGGTACTGTGAAATACTTTCCGGTTGCCAGTCTAGTTTGGGATATTGAGCGTGGATATTTGTTTCGGACCGATTGTGATTGGATTATGGGTATTTTTAGAGAATGTAGGTGGATGTGATGGTGGTAATTGCGCCGTGCTTGTCATTATTGTCATTTTGTCTATTACAATCAGTACACGccaccattttttttcattcttcgTCATATTGTTGTTTACCATAGCCGTTCCTATTATTCAGGTTCCCGTGGGTAGGGCAACTCTTGGCCGGATTATAAATGTGATTGGGGAGCCCATTGATGAGAAGGGTGATATAAGTAAGAACcttttatctttctttgtttcgttGTGGTCAGCATGTATATTCTTGCGGACATTATTTTCTCATCAGAGAACCCGATGAACTAACTTTTCATTGTATTGTCTTGATAGAGACTGATCATTACTTGCCGATCCACCGTGAAGCTCCTGCTTTTGTAGAACAGGCCACTGAACAACAGATACTTGTTACTGGCATCAAGGTTCGAGGTCTCGATAGTGCTATAATTTTGAACTAAATAACGTTTTTTTGACCATTTGATGATCAGATAAttaagttttcattttcatacaacttcATTTGGTTGTCTGATAATACTGGTTGTTATTGCTTTATGGTTCCTGATGCCTGATGCAAATTTGGTTTATACAGAAAGGTTGGTATTCTTTTGTCTAGGTTGTGGACTTGCTTGCTCCCTATCAGCGTGGTGGGAAGATTGGTCTTTTTGGTGGAGCTGGTGTCGGGAAAACCGTGCTGATTATGGAACTTATCAACAATGTTGCCAAAGCTCATGGTTTGACTTGGCTATTAATGTGAAACGAGAAAATTACACCTGATATTGTTCCTTTAATATCTTATAATTTTGACTCTACATTTCATTGGATTAGGTGGTTTCTCTGTGTTTGCTGGTGTTGGTGAGCGTACTCGCGAGGGAAATGACCTTTACAGGGAAATGATTGAAAGTGGTGTCATCAAGCTTGGAGATAAGCAGGTCATTCTCATTATCGTTCTTTGTCAGAGTCATGCTTGATTATTGACTGGCATGTCATGGATGTTAATTGTTCAAACATCTCCCTTTGGAGGAATCAAGGATAGCGAAGTCCGTTTTCTAACAGAACTTCATGAAATTGATATTGCAGGGCGAGAGCAAATGTGCTCTTGTTTATGGGCAAATGAATGAGCCACCTGGTGCTCGTGCTCGTGTTGGGCTCACTGGTCTTACTGTTGCTGAGCACTTCCGTGATGCTGAAGGGCAAGATGTGCTTCTTTTCATTGACAACATTTTCCGTTTTACTCAAGTAAAATTACCTCTTATCCTTTATGTGAATCTGTCGATAATTGGGAAGGTGAGGTCTTGCTTTTGGATGACATTTAAATTGCTTGAACAATGCTGCTTTTCAGGCAAACTCTGAAGTGTCTGCTTTGCTTGGTCGTATCCCCTCTGCTGTTGGTTATCAACCTACTTTGGCTACTGACTTGGGAGGTTTGCAAGAGCGTATTACTACGACAAAGAAAGGCTCCATCACATCAGTGCAAGCTATTTATGTGCCCGCTGACGATTTGACTGATCCTGCCCCTGCTACAACCTTTGCACATCTTGATGCCACCACAGTTTTGTCAAGACAGGTTTGTCTTGCTTGACTCCAGGGTTGcagagtgtttttttttttctgtttacttGGAAAcatgttctaaaaaaaaaattgtactttGAACAGATATCTGAGCTGGGTATTTATCCTGCTGTTGATCCACTTGATTCAACATCTCGCATGCTCTCTCCTCACATTTTGGGAGAGGAGCACTATAATACCGCTAGAGGTGTACAAAAGGTTCTTCAGAATTACAAGAATCTTCAGGATATTATTGCCATTTTAGGAATGGATGAACTAAGTGAAGATGACAAATTGACTGTTGCGCGTGCAAGAAAAATTCAGCGGTTCCTCAGCCAACCATTCCATGTTGCTGAGGTTTTCACTGGTGCTGCTGGGAAGTATGTGGAATTAAAGGAGAGTATAAACAGTTTTCAGGTTAGTTATACACTGCATATATACTCAggctagaatttttttcttctcgttcTTGAAATCTGCAGTGCCATGCTGTTTCTGCATATTTCTGATCTTTATGCTTTACTCTGATTTTCCCCTGCTATATCTTCTAGTATAAATTCATCATTTACTTTCAGCTATTTCCCACACAGTATTGTGTAAATTTAGTTTATTTGACatttgatattttcttgttgtagcttttcctttgtcttttaGCAGCTTGTCAATAGCAATATAACATAATTGCAGTATGATAATTTCTACATGTACGAACATGTGCACACAGCATGTGATAGTAGTAATAAACTTTCCTTGGTTCATGTCTCATACCTATGCTTTTGCCATTTCACATACCCATGGTCTTTTAGTCACTGAGATGCATTAAATATAGTGAGAATTTGATGTACTTGAGAGCCAGTTGTGTGCTCCTCTATATGTCTTGTCCAGTTTTGGTTAATATT containing:
- the LOC116264209 gene encoding ATP synthase subunit beta, mitochondrial-like, whose protein sequence is MASRRVLASLLRSGVRRKPSSGHSFISSVSRGAEPAPLRRPSPAGFLLNRVVNYATSAAASAAPPSPSSPAKDGPSGRITDEFTGAGAIGKVCQVIGAVVDVRFDEGGLPPILTALEVMDNSIRLVLEVAQHLGGNMVRTIAMDGTEGLVRGQRVLNTGSPITVPVGRATLGRIINVIGEPIDEKGDIKTDHYLPIHREAPAFVEQATEQQILVTGIKVVDLLAPYQRGGKIGLFGGAGVGKTVLIMELINNVAKAHGGFSVFAGVGERTREGNDLYREMIESGVIKLGDKQGESKCALVYGQMNEPPGARARVGLTGLTVAEHFRDAEGQDVLLFIDNIFRFTQANSEVSALLGRIPSAVGYQPTLATDLGGLQERITTTKKGSITSVQAIYVPADDLTDPAPATTFAHLDATTVLSRQISELGIYPAVDPLDSTSRMLSPHILGEEHYNTARGVQKVLQNYKNLQDIIAILGMDELSEDDKLTVARARKIQRFLSQPFHVAEVFTGAAGKYVELKESINSFQGVLDGKYDDLPEQSFYMVGGIDEVIAKAEKIAKEAAA